A section of the Polyodon spathula isolate WHYD16114869_AA chromosome 29, ASM1765450v1, whole genome shotgun sequence genome encodes:
- the LOC121302092 gene encoding neuronal pentraxin-1 encodes MKKTSSCNPTPLPSRMSPLSWILLLVFSSWILLDASAEHGPPLPKFICTPMPVDSDPGCSGNGRHSQPATPGSSNAWWGLTDDAKATVLHLRETIVQQKETILDQRETIRELSAKLTLCEGFGTHSAGRHDDAEDSDPHHSNALGHSSRPHRLPEPHSLHGVPRPHHTETHGAKNTMGDPPKHAVSVDQMGRMLQSLKERIDNLQHSRNTSHSLRDLLQRRITALEHQIQHRLQSGGEEEEEEEEEEEEGGDHHRHSEEEDDDHHNHHENDTAHGHHDDGYHGNGHRDNGNHDYGHHDDGLHDNGHRDNGNHDNGHHDDGLHDNGHRSDGHHGNHVPHHRRGVKSRDNHSHASQGHSSHGQKLDAVMDHLPHRNSDKASASYKKVKSPDDFQIGFPMRTNYMYGRVKRTLLQEIFAVTLCLWLKSTSSPGMGTPFSYSVPGQANELVLIEWGNNPMELLVNDKAVTLPLSINDAKWHHVCVTWSTRDGLWESYQDGIKRGTGENLAAWHPIKPGGVFILGQEQDTLGGRFDATQAFVGEMSNVNMWSHVLTPNEIYNLATCGSHATGDVIAWTESSIELHGGVTKYPFDPCH; translated from the exons ATGAAGAAAACAAGTTCTTGCAATCCCACACCGCTTCCATCCCGAATGTCTCCTCTCTCCTGGATTCTCCTCCTGGTCTTTTCCTCTTGGATCCTGCTGGACGCCTCGGCGGAACACGGGCCTCCGCTCCCCAAGTTCATTTGCACCCCGATGCCTGTGGATTCCGACCCTGGTTGCTCTGGCAACGGCCGACACTCCCAACCCGCGACCCCCGGCAGCTCCAATGCCTGGTGGGGTCTAACGGACGATGCTAAAGCCACAGTCCTACACCTGAGAGAAACCATCGTCCAGCAGAAGGAGACGATTCTGGACCAGAGAGAAACGATCCGCGAGCTTTCTGCCAAGCTCACACTCTGCGAAGGGTTTGGGACGCATTCTGCAGGGCGCCATGACGACGCCGAAGACTCTGATCCCCATCACTCCAACGCTTTGGGACACTCTTCGCGTCCCCACCGCCTCCCCGAACCCCATTCTCTACACGGGGTGCCCCGGCCGCATCACACGGAGACGCATGGTGCCAAGAACACCATGGGGGACCCCCCCAAGCACGCCGTGTCAGTGGATCAGATGGGCAGAATGCTGCAGTCACTCAAAGAGAGGATAGATAACCTGCAG CACTCTCGGAACACCTCGCACTCTCTGAGGGACCTGCTTCAGAGGAGGATCACCGCTCTGGAGCACCAGATCCAGCATCGACTGCAgtcagggggagaggaggaggaggaggaggaggaggaggaggaggagggaggggatcACCATCGTCACAGCGAAGAAGAGGACGATGACCACCACAACCACCATGAGAACGACACTGCCCATGGGCACCATGATGACGGGTACCACGGCAACGGACATCGCGACAACGGGAACCACGACTATGGTCACCACGATGACGGGCTCCATGACAACGGGCACCGCGACAACGGGAACCACGACAATGGTCACCACGATGACGGGCTCCATGACAACGGGCACCGCAGCGACGGGCACCACGGCAACCATGTTCCTCATCACAGGAGAGGAGTCAAGAGTCGAGACAACCACAGCCACGCCAGCCAGGGCCACTCCAGCCATGGTCAGAAGCTGGATGCTGTTATGGATCATCTGCCTCATAGGAACTCTGACAAGG cCTCTGCCTCTTACAAGAAGGTGAAAAGCCCGGATGATTTTCAGATCGGGTTCCCCATGCGCACGAACTACATGTACGGCCGCGTGAAGCGCACACTCCTGCAAGAGATATTCGCCGTGACTCTCTGCCTCTGGCTGAAGTCCACCTCGTCCCCTGGCATGGGCACCCCATTCTCCTACTCCGTCCCGGGACAGGCCAATGAGCTGGTGCTGATTGAGTGGGGGAACAACCCAATGGAGCTCCTCGTCAATGACAAG GCGGTGACACTTCCCCTCTCCATCAACGATGCAAAGTGGCACCACGTGTGCGTGACCTGGTCCACGCGGGACGGGCTGTGGGAGTCGTACCAGGATGGTATTAAGAGGGGCACTGGAGAGAACCTGGCAGCGTGGCACCCCATCAAACCTGGCGGTGTCTTCATACTGGGACAAGAGCAG GACACGCTTGGTGGTCGCTTCGATGCCACGCAAGCCTTCGTGGGTGAAATGTCCAACGTGAACATGTGGTCCCACGTCCTGACGCCCAATGAGATCTACAACCTGGCCACTTGCGGCAGCCACGCGACCGGCGATGTCATCGCATGGACAGAGTCCTCCATCGAGCTCCACGGCGGGGTCACCAAATACCCCTTCGACCCCTGCCACTAG
- the LOC121302394 gene encoding uncharacterized protein LOC121302394: MRAAQLFTVVLLTAGSTSGNASEETPRLSLVDAGPVTEGDSFTLRCEVQGGGWTFLWVKASEGISVHDSGTQRSYTVNSTALVNSGQYWCFARRDGGLYYASNGLNVQVTVSSTTPWTSTSTIEKTTAEETDRAPVSRLNLTPTPTPSNRDRATAVPAENTDHVSSTAQSITASRAQNTMLKSAANMNPGKQTEYVFLQPWFLITALLCFVLFVVSVILVRVYQPGQRYTVHNTVRFRRRGVQLIRYMEQEEPPTGDVAM; this comes from the exons ATGAGGGCAGCTCAACTCTTCACAGTGGTCT TGCTGACTGCCGGGAGCACCTCTGGAAACGCTTCAG aagaAACCCCTCGGCTGAGCCTGGTTGATGCGGGACCGGTCACCGAAGGAGATTCCTTCACCCTGCGCTGCGAGGTTCAGGGTGGAGGTTGGACATTTCTCTGGGTCAAAGCCAGCGAGGGCATCTCGGTGCACGACAGCGGCACACAGAGGAGCTACACAGTTAATTCCACAGCCCTGGTTAACAGCGGACAGTACTGGTGCTTCGCTAGAAGAGACGGTGGGCTGTATTATGCCAGTAACGGGTTAAACGTTCAAGTAACCG TCTCTAGTACAACACCATGGACAAGTACATCCACTATTGAGAAAACGACAGCTGAGGAAACTGACCGCG CCCCAGTGTCCAGATTAAATCTGACTCCGACTCCAACCCCTTCAAACCGTGACAGAGCGACCGCTGTGCCTGCTGAAAATACTGACCATG TGTCCAGTACAGCACAGTCTATAACTGCCTCCCGTGCTCAGAACACAATGCTTAAGTCTGCAGCTAACATGAACCCAGGCAAGCAAACCGAGTATGTGT TTCTCCAGCCCTGGTTCCTGAtcactgctctgctctgctttgtCCTTTTTGTGGTGTCTGTCATCCTGGTGCGGGTCTACCAGCCAGGCCAGAGATACACAG tgcACAACACTGTAAGGTTTCGAAGACGCGGGGTGCAGCTGATCAGATACATGGAGCAAGAGGAGCCCCCTACCGGCGACGTTGCAATGTGA
- the LOC121302431 gene encoding brain-specific angiogenesis inhibitor 1-associated protein 2-like isoform X1: MSRSDEVNKMTENVYKVILEQFNPGLKNFVIMGKNYEKALTGVSLAAKGYFDALVKLGELASDSQGSKELGDTLFQMAEVHRQIQVQLEEVLKLFHSELLSQLEQKLELDLKYLTATLKKYQGERRSKSDSIERCQSELKKLRRKSQGSRHPQKYGDREMQFVELMSRRQGELDQLVAAGYRSALTEERRRYCFLVDRQCAVTKHFNMYHSKVRELLSQKLSCWQASCSQPTRLPERALNLVRQTAAGSGNAGIAEVLRTAKLGNAAALELGGSHRLSVQEVPPLPNGAAHRNRGRDTPANNEPSQNSSAAGSRSQTPVSHHGPLLSSFPNPHSPPLSLTPNTTVTHNAPSSSHNISHNATSHQSVTHNPPLSRPQSPPLSHNPPLSHSHTPLDCQILVEERESCPPSHEPLLTQHLPPPVSHNPPLLKASDIYATSTLPLSRKQGLEARLHFLGGTLPRVSPSPPPQVLALFPHSPQGGGLTEAVGGASLLHFLPGDKVALLVSEPRDGWHYGENERTGRKGWFPLSYTQPVQNSPGIPNPSPPPPVSKLSGSVGNLDKIGTGGSNHVSGEEGEDQYTPPPRVSTFRPRPYSMMNPDISQLVADFGAPTSSPNRNPFAHVRLRRTVTNDRSAPLIQ; this comes from the exons ATGTCCCGATCTGATGAAGTaaacaaaatgacagaaaatgtgTACAAG gtaatTCTTGAGCAGTTCAACCCTGGTCTAAAGAATTTCGTCATTATGGGAAAAAATTATGAGAAAGCCTTAACTG GGGTCTCTCTGGCTGCTAAAGGATATTTTGATGCTCTGGTGAAGCTGGGAGAGCTGGCGAGTGACAGTCAGGGATCCAAAGAGTTGG GGGACACGCTGTTTCAAATGGCCGAAGTTCACCGACAGATTCAAGTGCAGCTGGAAGAAGtg TTGAAGCTTTTCCACTCGGAGCTGCTTTCCCAGCTGGAACAGAAACTTGAGCTGGATCTGAAATACCTGACG GCCACTCTGAAGAAGTACCAGGGAGAGAGGAGATCAAAATCAGACTCCATTGAGCGCTGTCAGTCCGAGCTCAAGAAATTGAGGAGGAAGAGCCAGGGGAGCAGGCACCCCCAAAAATACGGGGACCGAGAGATGCAG TTCGTGGAGCTGATGAGTCGACGGCAGGGGGAGTTGGATCAGCTGGTTGCCGCGGGTTACCGCTCAGCGCTCACGGAAGAGAGGCGCCGCTATTGCTTCCTGGTGGACCGTCAGTGTGCCGTCACCAAACACTTCAACATGTACCACAGCAAG GTGAGGGAGCTGCTGTCTCAGAAGCTGTCTTGCTGGCAGGCGTCCTGCTCCCAGCCCACCAGACTGCCAGAGAGAGCGTTGAACCTAGTGCGGCAGACTGCAGCCGGCTCCGGGAATGCTGGGATCGCCGAGGTCCTCCGAACTGCTAAACTGGGAAACGCAGCAGCTCTGGAACTGGGAGGAAgtcat aGGCTCTCTGTACAGGAAGTCCCGCCCCTCCCAAACGGCGCCGCCCACCGCAACCGAGGAAGAGACACGCCCGCTAACAACGAGCCATCCCAGAATTCCTCCGCCGCCGGCTCTCGTTCCCAGACACCTGTCTCCCATCATGGACCCCTTCTCTCGAGTTTTCCCAACCCCCACAGTCCGCCTCTTTCCCTAACCCCAAACACCACGGTTACCCACAATGCACCATCCTCATCTCATAATATTTCCCACAATGCAACCTCGCATCAATCGGTTACCCATAACCCCCCTCTTTCCAGACCACAGAGTCCTCCACTATCCCACAACCCTCCCCTCTCACACTCCCACACCCCTCTAGACTGTCAGATTCTGGTAGAAGAAAGGGAGAGTTGTCCCCCTTCCCATGAGCCCCTTCTCACTCAGCACCTCCCTCCTCCAGTGTCCCACAATCCCCCTCTGCTCAAGGCCAGCGACATCTATGCCACTAGCACCCTACCACTGTCGCGGAAACAAGGACTCGAGGCTAGACTGCATTTCCTGG gagggaCACTGCCCCGtgtctctccctcccctcctcctcaggTCCTCGCTCTCTTCCCTCACTCTCCTCAAGGGGGCGGGCTGACAGAGGCAGTGGGCGGGGCCTCGTTACTTCACTTCCTACCCGGAGACAAGGTCGCCCTGCTCGTCTCGGAGCCGAGGGACGGCTGGCACTATGGAGAGAACGAGAGAACTGGCAG gaaagGCTGGTTCCCTTTGTCATACACTCAGCCTGTTCAGAATTCCCCCGGCATTCCAAACCCAAG cCCCCCTCCTCCTGTCTCGAAGCTGAGTGGCAGCGTTGGGAACCTTGACAAGATTGGCACCGGAGGATCGAACCACGTGAGCGGGGAGGAGGGCGAGGACCAGTACACACCCCCTCCCAGAGTTAGTACCTTCCGACCCAGGCCCTACAGCATGATGAACCCAGACATCTCACAG CTAGTTGCCGATTTTGGAGCACCAACATCCTCCCCAAACAG AAACCCGTTTGCTCATGTGCGTCTCAGAAGGACGGTCACTAATGATCGCTCTGCACCCCTCATCCAATGA
- the LOC121302431 gene encoding brain-specific angiogenesis inhibitor 1-associated protein 2-like isoform X2 — translation MSRSDEVNKMTENVYKVILEQFNPGLKNFVIMGKNYEKALTGVSLAAKGYFDALVKLGELASDSQGSKELGDTLFQMAEVHRQIQVQLEEVLKLFHSELLSQLEQKLELDLKYLTATLKKYQGERRSKSDSIERCQSELKKLRRKSQGSRHPQKYGDREMQFVELMSRRQGELDQLVAAGYRSALTEERRRYCFLVDRQCAVTKHFNMYHSKVRELLSQKLSCWQASCSQPTRLPERALNLVRQTAAGSGNAGIAEVLRTAKLGNAAALELGGSHRLSVQEVPPLPNGAAHRNRGRDTPANNEPSQNSSAAGSRSQTPVSHHGPLLSSFPNPHSPPLSLTPNTTVTHNAPSSSHNISHNATSHQSVTHNPPLSRPQSPPLSHNPPLSHSHTPLDCQILVEERESCPPSHEPLLTQHLPPPVSHNPPLLKASDIYATSTLPLSRKQGLEARLHFLGGTLPRVSPSPPPQVLALFPHSPQGGGLTEAVGGASLLHFLPGDKVALLVSEPRDGWHYGENERTGSPPPPVSKLSGSVGNLDKIGTGGSNHVSGEEGEDQYTPPPRVSTFRPRPYSMMNPDISQLVADFGAPTSSPNRNPFAHVRLRRTVTNDRSAPLIQ, via the exons ATGTCCCGATCTGATGAAGTaaacaaaatgacagaaaatgtgTACAAG gtaatTCTTGAGCAGTTCAACCCTGGTCTAAAGAATTTCGTCATTATGGGAAAAAATTATGAGAAAGCCTTAACTG GGGTCTCTCTGGCTGCTAAAGGATATTTTGATGCTCTGGTGAAGCTGGGAGAGCTGGCGAGTGACAGTCAGGGATCCAAAGAGTTGG GGGACACGCTGTTTCAAATGGCCGAAGTTCACCGACAGATTCAAGTGCAGCTGGAAGAAGtg TTGAAGCTTTTCCACTCGGAGCTGCTTTCCCAGCTGGAACAGAAACTTGAGCTGGATCTGAAATACCTGACG GCCACTCTGAAGAAGTACCAGGGAGAGAGGAGATCAAAATCAGACTCCATTGAGCGCTGTCAGTCCGAGCTCAAGAAATTGAGGAGGAAGAGCCAGGGGAGCAGGCACCCCCAAAAATACGGGGACCGAGAGATGCAG TTCGTGGAGCTGATGAGTCGACGGCAGGGGGAGTTGGATCAGCTGGTTGCCGCGGGTTACCGCTCAGCGCTCACGGAAGAGAGGCGCCGCTATTGCTTCCTGGTGGACCGTCAGTGTGCCGTCACCAAACACTTCAACATGTACCACAGCAAG GTGAGGGAGCTGCTGTCTCAGAAGCTGTCTTGCTGGCAGGCGTCCTGCTCCCAGCCCACCAGACTGCCAGAGAGAGCGTTGAACCTAGTGCGGCAGACTGCAGCCGGCTCCGGGAATGCTGGGATCGCCGAGGTCCTCCGAACTGCTAAACTGGGAAACGCAGCAGCTCTGGAACTGGGAGGAAgtcat aGGCTCTCTGTACAGGAAGTCCCGCCCCTCCCAAACGGCGCCGCCCACCGCAACCGAGGAAGAGACACGCCCGCTAACAACGAGCCATCCCAGAATTCCTCCGCCGCCGGCTCTCGTTCCCAGACACCTGTCTCCCATCATGGACCCCTTCTCTCGAGTTTTCCCAACCCCCACAGTCCGCCTCTTTCCCTAACCCCAAACACCACGGTTACCCACAATGCACCATCCTCATCTCATAATATTTCCCACAATGCAACCTCGCATCAATCGGTTACCCATAACCCCCCTCTTTCCAGACCACAGAGTCCTCCACTATCCCACAACCCTCCCCTCTCACACTCCCACACCCCTCTAGACTGTCAGATTCTGGTAGAAGAAAGGGAGAGTTGTCCCCCTTCCCATGAGCCCCTTCTCACTCAGCACCTCCCTCCTCCAGTGTCCCACAATCCCCCTCTGCTCAAGGCCAGCGACATCTATGCCACTAGCACCCTACCACTGTCGCGGAAACAAGGACTCGAGGCTAGACTGCATTTCCTGG gagggaCACTGCCCCGtgtctctccctcccctcctcctcaggTCCTCGCTCTCTTCCCTCACTCTCCTCAAGGGGGCGGGCTGACAGAGGCAGTGGGCGGGGCCTCGTTACTTCACTTCCTACCCGGAGACAAGGTCGCCCTGCTCGTCTCGGAGCCGAGGGACGGCTGGCACTATGGAGAGAACGAGAGAACTGGCAG cCCCCCTCCTCCTGTCTCGAAGCTGAGTGGCAGCGTTGGGAACCTTGACAAGATTGGCACCGGAGGATCGAACCACGTGAGCGGGGAGGAGGGCGAGGACCAGTACACACCCCCTCCCAGAGTTAGTACCTTCCGACCCAGGCCCTACAGCATGATGAACCCAGACATCTCACAG CTAGTTGCCGATTTTGGAGCACCAACATCCTCCCCAAACAG AAACCCGTTTGCTCATGTGCGTCTCAGAAGGACGGTCACTAATGATCGCTCTGCACCCCTCATCCAATGA
- the LOC121302431 gene encoding brain-specific angiogenesis inhibitor 1-associated protein 2-like isoform X3 → MPVLCASVFELVNWDTLFQMAEVHRQIQVQLEEVLKLFHSELLSQLEQKLELDLKYLTATLKKYQGERRSKSDSIERCQSELKKLRRKSQGSRHPQKYGDREMQFVELMSRRQGELDQLVAAGYRSALTEERRRYCFLVDRQCAVTKHFNMYHSKVRELLSQKLSCWQASCSQPTRLPERALNLVRQTAAGSGNAGIAEVLRTAKLGNAAALELGGSHRLSVQEVPPLPNGAAHRNRGRDTPANNEPSQNSSAAGSRSQTPVSHHGPLLSSFPNPHSPPLSLTPNTTVTHNAPSSSHNISHNATSHQSVTHNPPLSRPQSPPLSHNPPLSHSHTPLDCQILVEERESCPPSHEPLLTQHLPPPVSHNPPLLKASDIYATSTLPLSRKQGLEARLHFLGGTLPRVSPSPPPQVLALFPHSPQGGGLTEAVGGASLLHFLPGDKVALLVSEPRDGWHYGENERTGRKGWFPLSYTQPVQNSPGIPNPSPPPPVSKLSGSVGNLDKIGTGGSNHVSGEEGEDQYTPPPRVSTFRPRPYSMMNPDISQLVADFGAPTSSPNRNPFAHVRLRRTVTNDRSAPLIQ, encoded by the exons ATGCCCGTCCTGTGTGCCAGTGTGTTTGAATTAGTGAACT GGGACACGCTGTTTCAAATGGCCGAAGTTCACCGACAGATTCAAGTGCAGCTGGAAGAAGtg TTGAAGCTTTTCCACTCGGAGCTGCTTTCCCAGCTGGAACAGAAACTTGAGCTGGATCTGAAATACCTGACG GCCACTCTGAAGAAGTACCAGGGAGAGAGGAGATCAAAATCAGACTCCATTGAGCGCTGTCAGTCCGAGCTCAAGAAATTGAGGAGGAAGAGCCAGGGGAGCAGGCACCCCCAAAAATACGGGGACCGAGAGATGCAG TTCGTGGAGCTGATGAGTCGACGGCAGGGGGAGTTGGATCAGCTGGTTGCCGCGGGTTACCGCTCAGCGCTCACGGAAGAGAGGCGCCGCTATTGCTTCCTGGTGGACCGTCAGTGTGCCGTCACCAAACACTTCAACATGTACCACAGCAAG GTGAGGGAGCTGCTGTCTCAGAAGCTGTCTTGCTGGCAGGCGTCCTGCTCCCAGCCCACCAGACTGCCAGAGAGAGCGTTGAACCTAGTGCGGCAGACTGCAGCCGGCTCCGGGAATGCTGGGATCGCCGAGGTCCTCCGAACTGCTAAACTGGGAAACGCAGCAGCTCTGGAACTGGGAGGAAgtcat aGGCTCTCTGTACAGGAAGTCCCGCCCCTCCCAAACGGCGCCGCCCACCGCAACCGAGGAAGAGACACGCCCGCTAACAACGAGCCATCCCAGAATTCCTCCGCCGCCGGCTCTCGTTCCCAGACACCTGTCTCCCATCATGGACCCCTTCTCTCGAGTTTTCCCAACCCCCACAGTCCGCCTCTTTCCCTAACCCCAAACACCACGGTTACCCACAATGCACCATCCTCATCTCATAATATTTCCCACAATGCAACCTCGCATCAATCGGTTACCCATAACCCCCCTCTTTCCAGACCACAGAGTCCTCCACTATCCCACAACCCTCCCCTCTCACACTCCCACACCCCTCTAGACTGTCAGATTCTGGTAGAAGAAAGGGAGAGTTGTCCCCCTTCCCATGAGCCCCTTCTCACTCAGCACCTCCCTCCTCCAGTGTCCCACAATCCCCCTCTGCTCAAGGCCAGCGACATCTATGCCACTAGCACCCTACCACTGTCGCGGAAACAAGGACTCGAGGCTAGACTGCATTTCCTGG gagggaCACTGCCCCGtgtctctccctcccctcctcctcaggTCCTCGCTCTCTTCCCTCACTCTCCTCAAGGGGGCGGGCTGACAGAGGCAGTGGGCGGGGCCTCGTTACTTCACTTCCTACCCGGAGACAAGGTCGCCCTGCTCGTCTCGGAGCCGAGGGACGGCTGGCACTATGGAGAGAACGAGAGAACTGGCAG gaaagGCTGGTTCCCTTTGTCATACACTCAGCCTGTTCAGAATTCCCCCGGCATTCCAAACCCAAG cCCCCCTCCTCCTGTCTCGAAGCTGAGTGGCAGCGTTGGGAACCTTGACAAGATTGGCACCGGAGGATCGAACCACGTGAGCGGGGAGGAGGGCGAGGACCAGTACACACCCCCTCCCAGAGTTAGTACCTTCCGACCCAGGCCCTACAGCATGATGAACCCAGACATCTCACAG CTAGTTGCCGATTTTGGAGCACCAACATCCTCCCCAAACAG AAACCCGTTTGCTCATGTGCGTCTCAGAAGGACGGTCACTAATGATCGCTCTGCACCCCTCATCCAATGA